The Deinococcus carri genome contains a region encoding:
- a CDS encoding AbrB/MazE/SpoVT family DNA-binding domain-containing protein — MRGQELRMDAQGRVLIPASLRRQLQLQPGEKLIPRIEDGKLILEKRSEVRRRLLGIFSPQEPSPVGELLEERRQEAERE; from the coding sequence ATGAGGGGCCAGGAGCTGAGGATGGACGCTCAGGGACGGGTTCTTATTCCTGCCTCCCTGCGCCGGCAATTGCAGTTGCAGCCCGGAGAGAAGCTCATTCCGCGCATTGAGGACGGCAAGCTCATCCTGGAGAAGCGGTCGGAGGTGCGCCGCCGCCTGCTGGGCATCTTCTCGCCTCAGGAGCCTTCGCCGGTGGGCGAGTTGCTGGAAGAACGCCGTCAGGAAGCGGAGCGGGAATGA
- a CDS encoding MFS transporter — protein sequence MTQAPAAPQTPATQKLWNRNFLLWWLGAAQSALGSALSGIALSFLVLHQTGSAGAMGVNLALSMLPALFAPFFGTLIDRLPLKPPLIACHLLRGVMQLGIGFAALRGHVPIEAIYAVSFLTGLIAAFYTSASMGVTVRLVPREQLQRATGLMQGTSQTMQMVGLLGGGFLVAVLGRGEALIFDGVTFLVFAALLLPVQFPPRKAAAAGERFWQSFRGGLKYARGSVLLTGLPLVALVLNASFAPLDMLIPKRMQVLGAGAAGYGLFFGMLVAGMAAGGFLVAWLGERVKPDRASVWGMALMGTMTLLLAFTQTAPQMYALALLMGLANAFCNMGIGVIFQTRVDPDFYGRVGSLLSAVGMVGMPVTLLALSPFADRIPVAVIFGVAGGLTLLGAAVWGAILRREGASTAPAAAPA from the coding sequence ATGACCCAGGCCCCGGCTGCCCCCCAGACCCCTGCAACACAGAAGCTCTGGAACCGCAACTTTCTCCTCTGGTGGCTGGGCGCGGCGCAGAGTGCGCTGGGCAGCGCGCTCTCGGGCATTGCCCTGAGCTTCCTGGTGCTGCACCAGACCGGCAGCGCGGGGGCGATGGGCGTGAACCTGGCGCTGAGCATGTTGCCCGCGCTCTTCGCGCCCTTCTTCGGCACGCTGATAGACCGCCTGCCGCTCAAGCCGCCCCTGATCGCCTGCCACCTGCTGCGCGGCGTGATGCAGCTCGGCATCGGCTTCGCGGCGCTGCGCGGTCACGTACCCATCGAGGCCATCTATGCCGTTTCGTTCCTCACCGGACTGATTGCGGCGTTCTACACGTCGGCCAGCATGGGCGTCACGGTGCGGCTGGTGCCGCGTGAGCAGCTTCAGCGGGCCACCGGGCTGATGCAGGGCACCTCCCAGACCATGCAGATGGTCGGTTTGCTGGGCGGCGGCTTTCTGGTGGCGGTGCTGGGCCGGGGCGAGGCCCTGATCTTCGACGGGGTGACGTTTCTGGTGTTCGCGGCCCTGCTGTTGCCGGTGCAGTTTCCGCCGCGCAAGGCAGCGGCAGCGGGCGAGCGTTTCTGGCAGTCCTTCCGGGGCGGGTTGAAGTACGCGCGCGGCAGCGTCCTGCTGACCGGTCTGCCGCTGGTGGCACTGGTGCTGAACGCCAGCTTCGCCCCGCTGGACATGCTGATTCCCAAACGGATGCAGGTGCTGGGGGCGGGGGCTGCTGGCTATGGCCTCTTTTTCGGGATGCTGGTGGCGGGGATGGCGGCAGGTGGGTTTCTGGTGGCGTGGCTGGGCGAACGGGTCAAGCCGGACCGCGCCTCGGTGTGGGGCATGGCGCTGATGGGCACGATGACCCTGCTGCTGGCCTTCACGCAGACCGCTCCGCAGATGTATGCCCTGGCCCTGCTGATGGGCCTGGCGAACGCCTTTTGCAACATGGGCATCGGCGTCATCTTCCAGACGCGGGTGGACCCCGATTTTTACGGGCGGGTCGGCAGCCTCTTGAGCGCGGTGGGCATGGTGGGGATGCCGGTCACGCTGCTGGCGCTCTCGCCCTTCGCGGACCGGATTCCTGTGGCCGTCATCTTCGGGGTGGCCGGGGGGCTGACGTTGCTGGGGGCCGCCGTGTGGGGAGCCATTCTGCGGCGTGAGGGTGCCTCTACCGCTCCGGCAGCCGCCCCGGCGTGA
- the recD2 gene encoding SF1B family DNA helicase RecD2, with amino-acid sequence MTAAPPIEPFRVTGGVNKVRFRAESGFTVMTARLRNSEGEDPDATVIGVMPPLEAGDTFSADVLMEEHREYGYQYRVLNMVLEAQPADLTEAGVAAYLEARVGGVGKVLAGRIAKTFGPTTFDVLEQEPEKLLQVPGVTQSTLHKMVSSWSQQGLERRLLAGLQGLGLSISQAQRAVKHFGEAALERLQADLFALTEVEGIGFLTADKLWQAQGGAQDDPRRLTAAAVYALQQAGQQGGHSFLPRERAERGVMHYTRVSAEQARLAVETAVELGRLSDDPAPDGSTRIYLPHVLRAEKKLATLIRTLLATPPAGDEWPAADRLPAGAAKGLSEEQAQVLHLLEDHRLVVLTGGPGTGKSTTTRAVADLAEKLGLEVGLCAPTGKAARRLGEVTGRTASTIHRLLGYGPAGFRHNHLEPAPYDLLIVDEVSMCGDGLMLSLLAAVPPGARVLLVGDTDQLPPVDAGLPLLAIAQAAPTVRLSTVYRQAAENPIIRGAHGLLHGQAPVWGDPRLHLTETEPDVGARRVALMVRELGGPGQVQVLTPMRKGPLGVDMLNTHLQSLFNPGQGGIRIADGEARPGDVVVQTKNDYTNEVFNGTLGTVLKAEGSRLTVDFDGNIVELAGAELFNLQLGYALTVHRAQGSEWPTVLGVLHEAHMPMLSRNLVYTALTRARERFFAVGSASAWQKAAGRQREERNTALLERVRGR; translated from the coding sequence ATGACCGCCGCGCCCCCCATCGAACCCTTCCGCGTCACGGGTGGCGTGAACAAGGTCCGTTTCCGCGCCGAGAGCGGCTTTACCGTGATGACGGCCCGCCTGCGCAACAGTGAGGGCGAGGACCCCGACGCCACCGTGATCGGTGTGATGCCCCCGCTGGAAGCCGGCGACACCTTCAGCGCCGACGTATTGATGGAGGAACACCGCGAGTACGGTTACCAGTACCGCGTGCTGAATATGGTGCTGGAGGCGCAGCCCGCCGACCTGACCGAGGCGGGCGTGGCGGCTTACCTCGAAGCCCGCGTGGGCGGCGTCGGCAAGGTCCTGGCCGGGCGCATCGCCAAAACGTTCGGCCCCACCACCTTCGACGTGCTGGAACAGGAACCGGAAAAGCTGCTGCAAGTGCCGGGCGTCACGCAAAGCACCCTGCACAAGATGGTGTCGAGCTGGTCCCAGCAGGGCCTGGAACGCCGCCTGCTCGCGGGCTTGCAGGGTTTGGGCCTCAGCATCAGCCAGGCGCAGCGGGCGGTGAAGCACTTCGGGGAGGCGGCGCTGGAACGGCTGCAAGCCGACCTGTTCGCGCTGACCGAGGTGGAGGGCATCGGCTTTCTGACCGCCGACAAGCTGTGGCAGGCGCAGGGCGGCGCGCAAGATGACCCCCGCCGCCTGACCGCCGCCGCCGTGTACGCGCTTCAGCAGGCGGGGCAGCAGGGCGGCCACAGTTTCCTGCCGCGCGAGCGGGCCGAGCGGGGTGTGATGCACTACACCCGCGTCTCGGCCGAGCAAGCCCGCCTTGCTGTGGAAACCGCCGTGGAACTGGGCCGCCTCTCCGACGACCCCGCCCCCGACGGCAGCACCCGTATCTACCTCCCCCACGTCCTGCGCGCCGAGAAGAAGCTCGCCACGCTGATTCGCACCCTGCTCGCCACGCCGCCTGCCGGGGACGAGTGGCCCGCTGCCGACCGCCTGCCCGCCGGGGCGGCAAAGGGCCTCTCGGAGGAACAGGCGCAGGTGCTGCACCTGCTGGAAGACCACCGCCTGGTGGTGCTGACCGGCGGCCCCGGCACGGGCAAGAGCACCACGACCCGCGCGGTGGCGGACCTCGCGGAGAAACTGGGGCTGGAGGTCGGCCTCTGTGCCCCCACTGGCAAGGCGGCGCGCCGCCTGGGCGAGGTTACGGGGCGCACCGCCTCCACGATTCACCGCCTGCTGGGGTACGGCCCCGCGGGTTTCCGGCACAACCACCTCGAACCCGCGCCGTATGACCTTCTGATCGTGGACGAGGTGAGCATGTGCGGCGACGGGCTGATGCTCTCGCTGCTCGCCGCCGTGCCGCCCGGCGCGCGGGTGCTGCTGGTGGGCGACACCGACCAGCTTCCCCCGGTGGATGCGGGCCTGCCGCTCCTCGCCATCGCGCAGGCCGCGCCCACCGTCCGGCTCAGCACCGTGTACCGCCAGGCTGCCGAGAACCCGATTATCCGCGGGGCACATGGCCTGCTGCACGGCCAGGCCCCGGTGTGGGGCGACCCCCGCCTGCACCTCACCGAGACGGAACCCGACGTGGGTGCCCGCCGGGTGGCCCTGATGGTCCGCGAACTCGGCGGGCCGGGGCAGGTGCAGGTGCTCACGCCCATGCGCAAGGGGCCGCTGGGCGTGGACATGCTCAATACCCACCTCCAGTCCCTCTTCAACCCCGGCCAGGGCGGCATCCGCATCGCGGACGGCGAGGCGCGGCCCGGTGACGTGGTGGTGCAGACGAAAAACGACTACACCAACGAGGTCTTCAACGGCACGCTGGGCACGGTCCTGAAGGCCGAGGGCAGCCGCCTGACGGTGGATTTCGACGGCAACATCGTGGAACTGGCCGGGGCGGAACTCTTCAACCTGCAACTGGGTTACGCCCTGACCGTCCACCGGGCGCAGGGCAGCGAATGGCCGACCGTGCTGGGCGTACTGCACGAGGCCCACATGCCGATGCTCTCGCGCAACCTCGTCTACACGGCCCTGACCCGCGCCCGCGAACGCTTCTTCGCGGTCGGCTCGGCCTCCGCCTGGCAGAAGGCGGCGGGGCGGCAGCGCGAGGAGCGGAACACGGCGCTGCTGGAGCGGGTGCGGGGGCGGTAG
- a CDS encoding CTP synthase — protein MKYIFVTGGVVSSLGKGVASASLGALLRARGYKVTAVKIDPYINIDAGTMRPYEHGEVFVTASGAETDLDIGNYERFLDLDIPPGSNITTGQVYLEVIRKERAGDYLSQTVQVIPHVTDEIKRRIRAAGENAGAEIVLIEVGGTVGDIESLPFLEAIRQFKFDEGDENVLYLHLTLVPYLGTSNEFKTKPTQHSVAELRSVGISPDIVMVRSKEKLPPDITRKIALFTSVRENRVFSSYDVGHVYELPLALEEQGLGKAVEDLLGLERTHPNLGVWQNAVRTIKQPKNEVTIALAGKYTEMPDAYLSLLESLTHAGIANDARVNIKWVNAEELTEGDLEAQLGDADGILVPGGFGIRGIEGKVRAAEYARTHDVPYLGICLGMQIAVIEYARNKAGLAGANSAEFDPYAPHKVIDLMPEQLEVEGMGGTMRLGDWPMDLRAGTKIAELYGVPQGGTVRERHRHRFEVNPAYTGQLQDAGLVISGVTPGVEGRGAGLVESIEIPGHPFFVALQAHPEFKSRPMRPSPPFAGFVAAALQGGQRPASSDQPERAEA, from the coding sequence ATGAAATACATCTTCGTGACGGGCGGCGTGGTCAGCAGCCTCGGCAAGGGCGTGGCGAGTGCCAGCCTGGGGGCGCTGCTGCGGGCGCGCGGTTATAAGGTCACAGCAGTCAAGATCGACCCCTACATCAACATCGACGCGGGCACCATGCGGCCCTACGAACACGGCGAAGTTTTCGTGACCGCCTCGGGGGCGGAAACCGACCTCGACATCGGGAACTACGAACGCTTCCTCGACCTCGACATTCCGCCGGGCAGCAACATCACCACCGGGCAGGTATACCTGGAGGTCATCCGCAAGGAGCGGGCCGGGGATTATCTCTCGCAGACGGTGCAGGTCATCCCGCACGTCACCGACGAGATCAAGCGCCGGATTCGCGCGGCGGGCGAGAATGCCGGGGCGGAAATCGTGCTGATCGAGGTGGGCGGCACGGTGGGCGACATCGAATCGCTGCCCTTCCTGGAGGCGATCCGGCAGTTCAAGTTCGACGAGGGCGACGAGAACGTGCTGTACCTGCACCTCACGCTGGTGCCTTACCTGGGCACGAGCAACGAGTTCAAGACCAAGCCCACCCAGCACTCGGTCGCGGAACTCAGAAGCGTGGGCATCAGCCCCGACATCGTGATGGTCCGCTCCAAGGAGAAGCTGCCCCCCGACATCACCCGCAAGATCGCGCTGTTTACCAGTGTGCGCGAGAACCGCGTCTTCTCCTCCTACGATGTGGGGCACGTCTACGAGCTGCCGCTCGCGCTGGAGGAACAGGGCCTGGGTAAGGCGGTGGAGGACCTGCTGGGGCTGGAGCGCACGCACCCCAACCTCGGCGTGTGGCAGAACGCGGTACGCACCATCAAGCAGCCGAAAAACGAGGTCACCATCGCGCTCGCGGGCAAGTACACCGAGATGCCCGACGCCTACCTCAGCCTGCTCGAATCGCTGACGCATGCCGGCATCGCCAACGACGCCCGCGTGAACATCAAGTGGGTCAACGCCGAGGAGCTGACGGAAGGCGACCTGGAAGCGCAACTCGGGGACGCGGACGGCATCCTGGTGCCGGGCGGCTTCGGCATTCGCGGCATCGAGGGCAAGGTGCGCGCCGCCGAGTACGCCCGCACGCATGACGTGCCCTACCTAGGCATCTGCCTGGGGATGCAGATCGCCGTCATCGAGTACGCCCGGAACAAGGCGGGCCTCGCGGGGGCCAACTCCGCCGAGTTCGACCCCTACGCGCCGCACAAGGTAATCGACCTGATGCCCGAGCAACTGGAGGTCGAGGGGATGGGCGGCACCATGCGCCTGGGTGACTGGCCGATGGACCTGCGTGCTGGCACGAAGATTGCCGAGCTGTACGGCGTCCCGCAGGGCGGCACCGTCCGCGAGCGCCACCGCCACCGCTTCGAGGTGAACCCCGCCTATACCGGGCAGCTTCAGGACGCGGGTCTGGTCATCAGCGGCGTGACGCCCGGCGTGGAGGGTCGCGGCGCGGGTCTGGTCGAGAGCATCGAGATTCCCGGCCACCCCTTCTTCGTGGCGCTTCAGGCCCACCCCGAGTTCAAGAGCCGCCCGATGCGGCCCAGCCCGCCTTTTGCGGGGTTCGTGGCGGCGGCGCTTCAGGGCGGCCAGCGGCCAGCTTCCAGCGACCAGCCGGAGAGGGCGGAAGCGTAA
- the coaE gene encoding dephospho-CoA kinase (Dephospho-CoA kinase (CoaE) performs the final step in coenzyme A biosynthesis.), whose translation MSAPPAPPPPRRLGLTGSIGAGKSTVAALLRERGLTVLDADAEARAVTQDPAALAEIEAAFPGVVRGGVLDRAALAEAAFADPARLARLNAITHPRVRARMLALEQAAATRGERWIVQDVPLLFEGGLDAQMDAVLVVDAPLDLRLARVTARSGLTAQEVLARDVRQMPAEEKRKRATFVLDNSGDLAGLERQVDAALAGLGIQLPAVSGQQEESPSQS comes from the coding sequence ATGTCTGCCCCCCCAGCCCCCCCCCCACCCCGCCGCCTGGGCCTGACCGGCAGCATCGGCGCGGGCAAAAGCACGGTGGCCGCCCTGCTGCGAGAGCGCGGCCTGACCGTCCTGGACGCCGACGCCGAGGCCCGCGCCGTGACGCAGGACCCGGCGGCGCTGGCCGAGATCGAGGCGGCCTTTCCGGGGGTGGTGCGGGGCGGCGTGCTCGACCGCGCGGCGCTGGCTGAGGCGGCATTCGCGGACCCCGCGCGGCTGGCAAGGCTGAACGCCATCACCCACCCGCGCGTGCGGGCCAGGATGCTGGCACTGGAGCAGGCGGCCGCCACGCGCGGCGAGCGCTGGATCGTGCAGGACGTGCCCCTGCTGTTCGAGGGCGGCCTCGACGCGCAGATGGACGCCGTGCTGGTCGTGGACGCACCGCTGGACCTGCGCCTGGCCCGCGTGACCGCCCGCAGCGGCCTCACGGCGCAGGAGGTGCTGGCGCGGGATGTGCGGCAGATGCCCGCCGAGGAGAAGCGGAAGCGGGCGACCTTCGTGCTGGACAACAGCGGCGACCTGGCGGGGCTGGAGCGGCAGGTGGACGCGGCGCTGGCGGGGCTGGGCATCCAGCTTCCAGCGGTCAGCGGCCAGCAAGAAGAAAGCCCCAGCCAAAGCTGA
- a CDS encoding tetratricopeptide repeat protein, which translates to MKRRTLGLLLAAATLSGAAAQTQPAAPATAQPAPAAPGAAPAPATPARTTPPAANYVLVGNYYYEQGKFDQAYAAFRAAAEIDPANADALLGLGRSQMRLRLFAPAIETLRRLTTLSPRNISGYLALSQAYQQQFIGAADRASVAGNLAAALRTLTDAETVAQNQGGDKNLNLSKVWNERGYVYKLQGDRARAVDAFKQASTLNPDNGVILSNLGEMYYLTGNLMAALGSLQQAVIADPRDAYSRAYYAKLLALSGNTVAAKPEAAQAARLAPSNAYAVGQYGVVSYLSKDSSTARSQLDQAVKLDPLRYPEFYYYLGRLDLDGGDLRSARENLTRAAALGSTVAEFIYYLGLSYERGAGAVAPDRIKARENYERALKLDPNFTLAREGLARLR; encoded by the coding sequence GTGAAACGACGTACCCTCGGCCTGCTCCTCGCGGCAGCCACCCTGTCCGGCGCAGCCGCGCAGACGCAGCCGGCGGCTCCGGCCACCGCTCAGCCCGCGCCCGCGGCTCCCGGAGCGGCACCCGCCCCGGCGACCCCGGCCCGGACCACGCCTCCCGCCGCCAACTACGTGCTGGTCGGCAACTACTACTACGAGCAGGGCAAGTTCGATCAGGCCTACGCGGCCTTCCGCGCCGCTGCCGAGATTGACCCCGCCAATGCCGACGCCCTGCTGGGCCTGGGCCGCTCGCAGATGCGGCTGCGGCTCTTTGCGCCTGCCATCGAAACACTGCGCCGCCTGACCACGCTCAGCCCCCGCAACATCAGCGGCTATCTGGCGCTGTCGCAGGCGTACCAGCAGCAGTTCATCGGGGCCGCCGACCGCGCGAGTGTGGCGGGCAACCTCGCCGCGGCGCTGCGGACCCTCACCGATGCCGAGACGGTCGCGCAGAACCAGGGCGGCGACAAGAACCTCAACCTCAGCAAGGTCTGGAACGAGCGGGGCTATGTCTACAAGCTTCAGGGTGACCGGGCCAGGGCTGTCGACGCCTTCAAGCAGGCCAGCACCCTTAATCCCGACAACGGCGTGATCCTCTCCAACCTGGGCGAGATGTACTACCTGACTGGCAACCTGATGGCCGCGCTGGGCAGCCTCCAGCAGGCGGTAATTGCCGATCCGCGTGACGCCTACAGCCGCGCCTACTATGCCAAGCTCCTGGCCCTGAGCGGGAACACGGTCGCCGCCAAGCCCGAGGCCGCCCAGGCCGCGCGGCTAGCCCCCAGTAATGCCTACGCGGTGGGGCAGTACGGCGTGGTGAGCTACCTCAGCAAGGACAGCTCGACCGCCCGCTCGCAGCTCGACCAGGCCGTGAAGCTCGACCCGCTGCGTTACCCGGAGTTCTACTACTACCTGGGCCGCCTGGACCTCGACGGCGGCGACCTGCGCAGCGCCCGCGAGAACCTGACGCGCGCCGCCGCGCTGGGCAGCACGGTGGCCGAATTCATCTACTACCTGGGCCTCAGCTACGAGCGCGGGGCCGGTGCCGTCGCGCCCGACCGCATCAAGGCCCGCGAGAACTACGAGCGCGCCCTGAAGCTCGACCCCAACTTCACCCTGGCCCGCGAGGGCCTCGCCCGCCTGCGCTGA
- the sodA gene encoding superoxide dismutase [Mn] — translation MAYQLPPLPYAYDALEPYIDARTMEIHHTKHHQTYIDNANKALEGTEFADLPVEVLIQRLDQVPADKKNVLRNNAGGHANHSLFWTVMGGGQGQGNQPSGELAQAIDQAFGSFDAFKEKFEDAAKTRFGSGWAWLVVRPGGELAVVSTANQDNPLMGEAISGASGTPILGVDVWEHAYYLNYQNKRPDYLKAFWNVVNWDEVARRYQEAKSQA, via the coding sequence ATGGCTTACCAACTGCCGCCGCTGCCCTACGCCTACGACGCCCTCGAACCCTACATCGACGCGCGGACGATGGAGATTCACCACACCAAGCACCACCAGACCTACATCGATAACGCGAACAAGGCGCTGGAAGGCACCGAGTTCGCGGACCTGCCGGTGGAAGTGCTGATCCAGCGTCTCGACCAGGTGCCCGCCGACAAGAAGAACGTGCTGCGCAACAACGCGGGCGGCCACGCCAACCACAGCCTCTTCTGGACCGTGATGGGTGGCGGCCAGGGTCAGGGCAATCAGCCCAGCGGCGAACTCGCGCAGGCCATCGACCAGGCCTTCGGTTCCTTCGACGCCTTCAAGGAGAAGTTCGAGGACGCCGCCAAGACCCGCTTCGGCTCCGGCTGGGCGTGGCTGGTCGTGCGGCCCGGTGGTGAGCTGGCCGTCGTGAGCACCGCCAACCAGGACAACCCCCTGATGGGCGAGGCGATCTCGGGCGCGAGCGGCACGCCGATCCTGGGCGTGGACGTGTGGGAGCACGCCTACTACCTCAACTACCAGAACAAGCGCCCCGACTACCTCAAGGCCTTCTGGAACGTCGTGAACTGGGACGAGGTTGCCCGCCGTTACCAGGAAGCGAAGTCGCAGGCGTAA
- a CDS encoding tripartite tricarboxylate transporter permease: MDALHSLFAGFETALTPLNLLWALVGVTLGTLVGVLPGIGPALTVALLLPVTAKLPPVSAFIMFAGIYYGGMFGGSTTSILLNTPGESSSIITALEGNKMARRGRAAAALATAAIGSFVAGTIGTALLTFAAPVIAEVAVQIPPSAKFALIMLAFVTISATFGGSPLRGLVSLFLGLAIGLVGTDLQSGQARFTLGRPELLDGIDFITVVIGLFAIGETLYVASRLRRDKGSVIKLEGGASMNREDWRRSWKPWLRGTVLGFPFGAIPAGGAEIPTFLSYTLEKRLTRHPEEFGKGAIEGVAGPEAANNASAAGVLVPLLTLGLPTSATAAILLAAFQQYGLQPGPLLFVTNGDLVWGLIASLYIGNVMLLALNLPLAPIWARLLLIPRPFLYAGILVFSTVGVYSLNNSVFDLFLLALFGVLGYGMRRFDFPVTPAIIGVILGPTAESQFRTALQQSNGDFSIFARQPLTAGILLIVVLALILPPVLRARAARTAKGTMSAER, translated from the coding sequence ATGGACGCCCTGCATTCCCTCTTCGCGGGCTTTGAAACGGCCCTCACCCCTCTGAACCTGCTGTGGGCGCTGGTCGGCGTGACGCTGGGCACACTGGTGGGCGTGCTGCCCGGCATCGGCCCGGCGCTGACGGTGGCGCTGCTGCTGCCGGTGACGGCCAAACTGCCGCCCGTCAGCGCCTTCATCATGTTCGCGGGTATCTACTACGGTGGGATGTTCGGGGGCAGCACCACCTCGATCCTGCTGAACACGCCCGGCGAGTCGAGTTCCATCATCACCGCGCTGGAGGGTAACAAGATGGCCCGCCGGGGCCGCGCCGCCGCCGCGCTCGCCACCGCTGCCATCGGGTCCTTTGTGGCGGGGACCATCGGCACGGCGCTGCTGACCTTTGCCGCGCCCGTCATCGCGGAAGTCGCGGTGCAGATTCCGCCCTCGGCCAAGTTCGCCCTGATCATGCTGGCCTTCGTGACCATCAGTGCGACCTTCGGCGGCAGCCCGCTGCGGGGGCTGGTCAGCCTGTTCCTGGGCCTCGCCATCGGCCTGGTCGGCACCGACCTCCAGAGCGGCCAGGCCCGCTTCACGCTGGGCCGCCCCGAACTGCTCGACGGCATCGACTTCATCACGGTGGTCATCGGCCTCTTTGCCATCGGGGAGACGCTGTATGTCGCCAGCCGCCTGCGGAGGGACAAGGGCAGCGTGATCAAGCTGGAGGGGGGGGCCAGCATGAACCGCGAGGACTGGCGGCGCAGCTGGAAGCCCTGGCTGCGCGGGACCGTTCTGGGCTTTCCCTTCGGCGCGATTCCGGCGGGCGGCGCGGAAATCCCGACCTTCCTGAGCTACACGCTGGAAAAGCGGCTCACCCGGCACCCCGAGGAGTTCGGCAAGGGGGCCATCGAGGGCGTGGCCGGGCCGGAGGCGGCCAACAACGCCAGCGCCGCGGGCGTGCTGGTGCCGCTGCTGACGCTGGGCCTGCCCACCAGCGCGACCGCCGCGATTCTGCTCGCCGCCTTCCAGCAGTACGGCCTGCAACCGGGGCCGCTGCTGTTCGTGACCAACGGCGACCTGGTGTGGGGCCTGATCGCTTCTCTCTACATCGGCAACGTGATGCTGCTGGCGCTGAACCTGCCGCTCGCCCCGATTTGGGCCAGGCTGCTGCTGATTCCGCGCCCCTTCCTGTACGCCGGGATTCTGGTGTTCTCGACCGTCGGCGTGTACAGCCTGAACAACAGTGTGTTCGACCTGTTCCTGCTGGCGCTGTTCGGGGTGCTGGGATACGGCATGCGCCGCTTCGACTTCCCGGTCACGCCCGCCATCATCGGCGTGATTCTGGGGCCGACCGCCGAGAGCCAGTTCCGCACCGCCCTCCAGCAGAGCAACGGCGACTTCAGCATCTTCGCCCGGCAACCCCTCACGGCGGGCATCCTGCTGATCGTGGTACTGGCGCTGATTCTGCCGCCGGTGCTGCGGGCGCGGGCAGCGAGGACGGCCAAAGGGACCATGAGCGCCGAGCGATGA
- a CDS encoding tripartite tricarboxylate transporter TctB family protein: MSDIPSPPPIAARRGISVPDLLVALGVTLLGLALLAGSLKIPFGINAVVGPRVFPLIVSVGMTILGALLTVNVLRGGRAEPAAEEDTDPDAPVNLGAAGIILGGFLLGAVLLPTLGFVLGTAIMYFSVALAFGERRWGLMVFVSLAVALVTYLVFTHGLGLSLPPGVLKGVL; encoded by the coding sequence ATGTCAGACATTCCCTCTCCCCCGCCCATAGCGGCCCGGCGCGGCATCAGCGTGCCGGATCTGCTGGTCGCGCTGGGGGTCACGCTGCTGGGGCTGGCGCTGCTCGCGGGCAGCCTCAAGATTCCCTTCGGCATCAACGCGGTGGTCGGCCCGCGTGTCTTTCCCCTGATTGTCAGCGTCGGCATGACCATCCTGGGTGCGCTGCTCACCGTGAATGTCCTGCGCGGCGGCCGGGCCGAACCCGCCGCCGAGGAGGACACCGACCCCGACGCGCCCGTGAACCTGGGGGCCGCCGGCATCATCCTGGGCGGCTTTCTGCTGGGCGCAGTGCTGCTGCCCACGCTGGGCTTCGTGCTGGGCACCGCCATCATGTACTTCAGTGTGGCCCTCGCCTTCGGGGAGAGGCGCTGGGGGCTGATGGTGTTCGTTTCGCTGGCCGTGGCGCTGGTCACGTACCTCGTCTTCACGCATGGGCTGGGGCTGAGTCTGCCGCCCGGTGTCCTGAAAGGGGTGCTGTAG